AGGGAGCGGGCGATGACCTCACCGCCGTGGGGGGCCGGGTGATGACGTCATcgccccggggggggcggggcctctgTGGGGCAGGCACGGCGGGGGCGCGGGTGGCcctgctgcccctgctcctgggggCGCAGCGGCAGGCCGCCCGCCtggccccccacctgccccaccTGCAGCGCCTGGGCCAGCGCCTGCGCgacgcccgccgccgcggcgacCCCCGGCAAGGTGGGCGGGGCCTCTgcccggccgggggggcggggcttcTGCCGCGGAGAGGGGGGCGGGGCTTCTGCCCCatggggggcggggcctctgccggggggggggctgctgcggggggggggagctgctggcctggggaggggatgggggtggatggggggcggggcctctgctgggagggggcggggctgacaggagggggcggggcctctgcTGGGAGAGGGAGGAGTTGTTGCGGGGGGGAGCTACTGGCTTGGGGAGgcctttggggggagggggcggggccactGTGGAGGGGGCGTGGCTAtgccgggagggggcggggtcTCAGCTGGGAGGTGGGCAGGGCTTTGCTGGGAGGTGGGCGGGGCTTCTGGGAGGTGCAAGGGGGGAGCTGCTGGCCTGGGGAGGCcttttgggggtggagggggcggggccaccgggagggggcggggctgacAAGAGGGGGCGGGGCTCTGCTGGGAGGGGGTGGAGCTTCTGGGAGGTgcagggggctgctggctggGGAGGGGTAGAGGGGGGGTGGGGCTTCCAGGGAGGGGTGTGGCCTTGAAGGGGGTGGAGCCATGGGGGTGGAGGAAAGGGGAGGTCTGGAGAGGGGGGTGTGGCCTATGGGGGAATGGGGCGTGGCTTCCAGAAAGGGGGTGGGGCTACACAGAGGGGGGGTGAAGGGGAGGTGCaggggctgctgggctggggggaggtggagggggcggggcctatGTGGGAGGGGTGTGGTTTTCAGAGAGGGGCGTGGCCTGTGGGAAGGAGGTGGGGCTTCAGAAGGGTTCTGGGGGTGTGGCCTCTGGGAGGGTGTGGCCTACAAGGGGGTGGGGCTAAGGAGGGGAATAGAGGCggggctgcagccctctgttAGCTGGGGGAGAGGTGGAGTGGGTGGGGCTTATGGAGAGGGGGTGGGGCCTCTGCAAAGGGGGTGGGGCTTATTGGGGTGGGGCTTATTGGGGTGGGGAGGCGGGGCCTCAGGCGTGGGGCTTTAGGCTGGGGGTGGAGCCTTTTGCAGGGGGTGGGGCTTCTGGGAGGGGGCAGGGCCTGGTGCTGGGGGTGGGGCTGCagctggccccgcccccaccttGGCCCCGCCCCCCCCTTTGCAGTGACGTTGGCCTACACGGAGCTGGCGGCCTATCAGAAGGCTCATGACGTCAACCCGCTGCGGGGCTTCCTGGTGCCCCTGGTGCaggtggggcccaggcgtccggggaaggggcccaggcgtccgggaagggacccaggcgtccggggaaggggcccaggcgtccgggaaggggcccaggcgtccgggcgaggggcccaggcgtccgggtgaaggggcccaggcgtccggggaagggacccaggcgtccgggaagggacccaggcgtccggggaaggggcccaggtgtccgggaaaaggggcccaggcgtccgggaaaggggcccaggcgtccggggaagggacccaggcgtccggggaagggacccaggcgtccggggaaggggcccaggtgtccgggaaaaggggcccaggcgtccgggaaggggcccaggcgtccgggaaaggggcccaggcgtccggggaagggacccaggcgtctgggaaaaGGGGctcaggcgtccgggaaggggcccaggcgtccgggcgaggggcccaggcatccggggaaggggcccaggcgtccgggcgaggggcccaggcgtccgggtgacccttTGGGGAGGTTccccggaggggcccaggcgtctgggaaaaggggcccaggcgtccgggaaggggcccaggtgtccggggaaggggcccaggcgtccggtaaggggcccaggcgtccgggtgaaggggcccaggcgtctgggaaaaggggcccaggcgtccgggcgaggggcccaggcgtccggggaaggggcccaggcgtccgggcgaggggcccaggcgtccgggtgacccttTGGGGAGGTTccccggaggggcccaggcgtccgggtgaccccgCCGCCGTttccgggggggggccgggggtcgTTCGCAGGCGCCCGTGTTCGTCTCCTTCTTCGTGGCGCTGCGGCGGATGGCGGCGGTGCCGGTCCCGGGTTTCCGCACCGGCGGCGTCGCCTGGTTCCCCGACTTGGCCGCTCCCGACCCCCTTTACCTGCTGCCGCTGCTCGTCACCGCCTCCACCTGGCTCGTCCTCGAGGTACCGCCCTGCACCCGCCCCAGCGCCCTGTGGGCCCTATAGAAACCTTGGGGGCCCTATAGACCCTATAGAAACCCCCGGGGCCCTATAGAAACCCTAGAGCCCTATAGAAACCTTGGGGGCCCTATAGACCCTATAGAAACCCCCGGGGCCCTATAGAAACCCTGGAGCCCTATAGAAACCTTGGGGCCCTGTAGACCCTATAGAAACCCCCAGGGCCCTATAGAAACCCTAGAGCCCTATAGAAACCTTGGGGGCCCTATAGACCCTATAGAAACCCCCGGGGCCCTATAGAAACCCTAGAGCCCTATAGAAACCTTGGGGGCCCTATAGACCCTATAGAAACCCCCGGGGCCCTATAGAAACCCTAGAGCCCTATAGAAACCTTGGGGGCCCTATAGACCCTATAGAAACCCCCGGGGCCCTATAGAAACCCTAGAGCCCTATAGAAACCTTGGGGGCCCTATAGACCCTATAGAAACCCCCAGGGCCCTATAGAAACCCTAGAGCCCTATAGAAACCTTGGGGGCCCTATAGACCCTATAGAAACCCCCGGGGCCTGATAGAAACCTTGGAGCCCTATAGAAACCTTGGGGGCACTATAGACCCTGTGGAAGCTCTTAGGGCCCTATAAAAATACCCGGAGCCCCTATAGAAACCCTGGAGCCCTATGGAAACCCTGGGGGCCTTACAGATGCTATAGAAATCCTGGGCTCTTTATAGACCCTGTAGGAGCCCTGAACACCCTATGGATCCCATAGAAACCTTGGGGGCCCTGTAGACCTTATAGAAACCTTGGGCATCTTATAGGCCCTATAGAAACCCTGGGGGCTTTACGGATGCTATAGAAAATCTGGGGGCCCTATAGACCCCACAGGAACCCTGGAAGCCCTATGGATCCTGTAGAAACCTTGGGTGCTTTATAGACCCTATAAAAACTTGTGGAACCTTATAGAAACTCTGGGGGCCTTACGGATGCTATAGAAAACCTGGGCGCTTTATAGACCCTGTAGAAACTCTGGGGGCCCTATGGATCCTGTACAAACTTTGGGGGCCCTATAGACGCTATAGAAACCTTGGAGTCCTATAGAAGCCTTGGGGGCCCTATAGAAACCTTGGGGGCCTTACGGATGCTATAGAAAACCTGGGCACCCTATAGATCCCATAGGAATCCTGGGGGTCCTATGGATCCTATAGAAACCTTGGGTGCACTATAAACCCTATAGAAACCCTGGGGGCCCTGTAGAAACCCCAGGGGCCCTATGGATCCTATAGAAACCCTGGGGGCCCTATGGACAATATAGAAACCTTGGGGGCCCTGTAGACCCTGTAGGAACCCGGGGGGCCCCATAGAAACTGTGGGGGTTCTACAGACCCtgtagaaaccccaggaatcctATAGAAGCCCTGGGGGCCCTATGGATCCTATAGAAGCTTTAGGAACCCTGTAAGCTCTATAGAAAGTTTGGGGACACTATAGACCCTATAGAAACCGGGAGGGGGTTGGGGTGACCCCCTATAGGTGCCCCATAGGTGGGAGGTGCCTATAGACCCTATATAATGGGAGGGGTCTGGTCGCTCCTATacgggtgggggggggcggcTATAGGTGCTCTATGGGGGGTGGGGTCGGTtctggccccgccccccacccACGGCCCCGCCCACCCGCAGCTGGGGGCGGAGACGGGGGTGTCGagccagggggcggggccggcccggCAGTTGCTCCGCCTCCTGCCCCTCCTCTTCCTGCCCTTCATCCTCCACTTCCCCGCGGTGAGTGAGGGGGGGGCGCAaaggggggggcggggcttgtggggcgagggggcggggcttgtGCGTGGGGGCGGGGCTTTGCTccgcctcctgctcctcctcttccccgTGGTGAGTGAGGGGGGCACAAAGGGGGGTGGAGCTtggggcgagggggcggggcttggcaCATGGGGGTGGGGCTTGGTGGCCCGGGGTGGGGCTTGCACGGAGGGGGGGCTTtgcgagggggcggggcttgcacgtgggggcggggcttgcacggGGAAGAGTCCTTGCACGAGGGCGATTCCTTGCACGAGAGCAATTCCTTGCACGAGGACGATTCCTTGCACGGGGACGATTCCTTGCACGAGGGCGATTCCTTGCACGAGAGCAATTCCTTGCACGAGGACGCTCCCTTGCACGAGGACCATCCTTTGCACCAGAGCGCTCCCTCGCACGAGGCTGCTCTCTTGCACAAGAGCAGTTCCTTGCACAAGGATGCTCCTTTGCACGTTCCTTGCCTGAGGATGCTCTCTTGCACAAGACCAATTCCTTGCACGAGGACGATTCCTTGCACAAGAGCAGTTCCTTGCACGAGAGCAATTCCTTGCAGAACACTCCTTTGCACGAGGATCGTTCCTTGCACGAGAGCGATTCCTCGCACGAGGACGGTCTCTTGCACTAGAGCAGTTCCTTGCACAAAGACGCTCCCTTGCACAAGGACTGTTCCTTGCACGAGGACGATTCCTTGCACAAGGATGATCCTTTGCACAAGAGCAATTCCCCGCACGAGGCTGGTTCCTCGCACGAGGATGCTCCTTTGCACGAGGATGCCCCCTTGCACGAGAGCAGTTCCTTGCACAAGGATGTTTCTTTGCACGAGGACGCTCCCTTGCACGAGGGTCGCTCTTTGCACAAGAGCAATTTCTTGCACAAGAGCAATTCCTTGCATGAGGATGTTTCCTTGCACGAGGATGTTTCTTTGCACGAGAGCAATTCTTTGCACAAGAGCAGTTCCTTGCACGAGGACGATTCCTTGCACGGGGATGCTCCTTGCACGAGGATGCTCCCTTGCACGAGGATGCTCCCTTGCACGAGGACACACTCTTGCACAAGAGCAGTTCCTTGCACAAGAGCAATTCCTTGCACGAGGATGCTCCCTTGCACGAGAGCAATTCCTTGCACGAGAGCAGTTCCTTGCACGAGGACGCTCCCTTGCACGAGAGCAATTCCTTGCACGAGGATGCTTCCTTGCACGAGAGCAATTCCTTGCACGAGGATGCTCCCTTGCACGAGGATGCTCCCTTGCACGATGACACACTCTTGCACAAGGACGCTCCCTTGCACAAGAGCAGTTCCTTGCATGAGGATGCTTCTTTGCACGAGAGCAATTCTTTGCACAAGGATCATCTTTTGCATGAGAGTAATTCCTTGCACGAGGACAATTCCTTGCACAAGGATGATCCTTTGCACAAGAGCAGTTCCTTGCACGAGGATGCTCCCTTGCACAAGGACACACTCTTGCACAAGGACGCTCCCTTGCACAAGAGCAATTCTTTGCACGAGGATGTTTCTTTGCACGAGAGCAATTCCTTGCACGAGGATGCTCCCTTGCACGAGAGCAATTCCTTGCACAAGAGCAGTTCCTTGCACGAGGACGATTCCTCGCACGAGGACGCTCCCTCGCACGAGGGGGCCGGTTCCTCGCACGAggccgtgaccccccccccctccccgcgctgcGTCCGTGtgtccgtccccgtcccccccccaggcCATCCTGACGTACTGGGCGACGTCGAACGCCGTGAGCCTGGCGCAGGTGGGGCTGCTGCGGGTGCCGGGGCTGCGCGCCCGCCTCGgcctgccccccccgccgccccccgccccccccgccgcccccgccgccgcccccggcctccTCCAGACCCTCCGCAAGGGTGAGCGCACGCGGGGGGGGCGTTGCACGCGCGCGGGGGGTTGCACGAGGGGTTTGCACGAGCGGTTTTGCACGAGGAGGTTGCAAAAGGGTTTTGCACCGGGGGGGGTGTTGCATTGGGGGGGTTTTGCAcgaggggttttgcacaaggaggttttgcacaaggggttttgcacaagggggttttgcacaaggaggttttgcacaagggggttttgcacaagggggttttgcacaaggaggttttgcacaagggggttttgcacaagggggttttgcacaaggggttttgcacaaggaggttttgcacaagggggttttgcacaaggggttttgcacaagggggttttgcacaagggggttttgcacaagggggttttgcacaagggggttttgcacaaggaggttttgcacaaggggttttgcacaaggggttttgcacaaggaggttttgcacaagggggttttgcacaaggggttttgcacaagggggttttgcacaagggggttttgcacgaggaggttttgcacaaggaggttttgcacaagggggttttgcacgaggggtttttgcacaaggaggttttgcacaagggggttttgcacaaggaggttttgcacaagggggttttgcacaagggggttttgcacaaggaggttttgcacaagggggttttgcacaagggggttttgcacaaggggttttgcacgaggaggttttgcacaagggggttttgcacaagggggttttgcacaaggaggttttgcacaagggggttttgcacaagggggttttgcacaagggggttttgcacaaggaggttttgcacaagggggttttgcacaaaggggttttgcacaagggggttttgcacaaggaggttttgcacaagggggttttgcacaagggggttttgcacgaggaggttttgcacaagggggttttgcacaagggggttttgcacaaggggttttgcacaagggggttttgcacaaggaggttttgcacaagggggttttgcacaagggggttttgcacaaggggttttgcacaaggaggttttgcacaaggaggttttgcacaaggaggttttgcacaagggggttttgcacaagggggttttgcacgaggaggttttgcacaagggggttttgcacaagggggttttgcacaaggggttttgcacaagggggttttgcacaagggggttttgcacaagggggttttgcacaaggggttttgcacaagggggttttgcacaaggaggttttgcacaaggaggttttgcacaagggggttttgcacaaggaggttttgcacaaggggttttgcacaaggggttttgcacaaggggttttgcacaagggggttttgcacaaggaggttttgcacaagggggttttgcacaaggggttttgcacaagggggttttgcacaaggaggttttgcacaaggaggttttgcacaagggggttttgtacaaggggttttgcacaaggaggttttgcacaagggggttttgcacaaggggttttgcacaagggggttttgcacaaggggttttgcacgAGGGGGTTTTGCAcgagggggttttgcacaaggggttttgcacaagggggttttgcacaaggaggttttgcacaaggggttttgcacaagggggttttgcacaaggaggttttgcacaagggggttttgcacaaggaggttttgcacaagggggttttgcacaagggggttttgcacgagggggttttgcacaaggggttttgcacaagggggttttgcacaaggggttttgcacaagggggttttgcacaaggaggttttgcacaagggggttttgcacaaggggttttgcacgaggaggttttgcacaaggggttttgcacaagggggttttgcacaagggggttttgcacaaggaggttttgcacaaggggttttgcacaaggggttttgcacaaggaggttttgcacaaggaggttttgcacgaGGGGTTTTGCAcgaggggttttgcacaaggaggttttgcacaagggggttttgcacaagggggttttgcacaaggaggttttgcacaagggggttttgcacaaggggttttgcacaagggggttttgcacaaggggttttgcacaagggggttttgcacaagggggttttgcacaaggaggttttgcacaaggaggttttgcacaagggggttttgcacaagggggttttgcacaagggggttttgcacaagggggttttgcacaaggggttttgcacaagggggttttgcacaaggaggttttgcacgagggggttttgcacaagggggttttgcacaaggggttttgcacaagaaGGTTTTGCACAAgaaggttttgcacaagggggttttgcacaaggaggttttgcacaaggaggttttgcacgagggggttttgcacaaggggttttgcacaagggggttttgcacaaggaggttttgcacaagggggttttgcacaaggggttttgcacaaggggttttgcacaagggggttttgcacaaggaggttttgcacaaggggtttttgcacaaggaggttttgcacaagggggttttgcacgagGGGGTTTTGCAcgaggggttttgcacaagggggttttgcacaaggggggtTTTTTGCACGAGGGTTTCTTGCACGAGGGGGGTTTtcttgcacaagggggttttgcacaaggaggttttgcacaaggaggttttgcacaaggggttttgcacaaggggtttttgcacaagggggttttgcacaaggggttttgcacaaggaggttttgcacaaggaggttttgcacaagggggttttgcacaagggggttttgcacaaggaggttttgcacaagggttttgcacaaggaggttttgcacaagggggttttgcacgagGGGGTTTTGCAcgaggggttttgcacaagggggttttgcacaaggggggtTTTTTGCACGAGGGTTTCTTGCACGAGGGGGGTTTTCTTGCACGAGGGGGGTGTCGCGCGCGGGGGTTTCTCGCCCGGGGTGACGCCCGCGTGTGTCCCCGTGCGCAGACTGGCGGGAGGCGCAGGCGGCGCAGCAGCGCGAGCGGCGCGAGTGGCGGCTCCGCAACCACCTGGCCCTGGCCGCCAAGGGTGAGCGGCGCCTCGCACGACGGCGGGGGGGGCTTGCTCGAGGGGGGGTCTTGCACGAGGGTCTTTCTTGCACGAGGGGGGGTCTTGCACGAGGGAGGGTCTTGCATGAGGGAGGGTCTTGCACAAGGGTTTTTCTTGCACGAGGGTCTTGCACGAGGGAGGGTCTTGCATGAGGTCTCTCTTGCACGAGCGTCTTGCATAAGAGGGTCTTGCACAAGGGTCTTTTGCACGAGGATCTCTCTTGCACAAGGGTTTCTTGCACGAGGGTCTCTCTTGCACGAGGGTCTTGCACAAGGGAGGGTCTTGCACGAGGGCTTTTCTTGCACAAGGGTCTCTTGCATGAGGGTCTATTGCACAAGGGTGGGTCTTGTACGAGGGTCTTGCACAAGGGTCTCTTGCACAAAGGTCTTGCACGAGGGAGGATTTTGCACAGGGGGTCTTTCTTGCACGAGGGTCTTGCACAAGGGAGAGTCTTGCATGAGGGAGGGTCTTGCACAAGGGTTTTTCTTGCACGAGGGTCTTGCACGAGGGTGGGTCTTGCACGAGGGTCTCTCTTGCACAAGAGTCTTTCTTGCACAAGGGTCTCACACAAGGGAGGGTCTTGCACGAGGGTTTTTCTTGCAcaagggttttgcacaagggTTTCTTGCACAAGAGTCTTTCTTGCACAAGGGTCTCTTGCACGAGGGTCTTGCACGAGGGTCTCTCTTGCACGAGGGGGGGTCTCTCTTGcacgacaccccccccccccggctcacgtgtccgtccgtccgtctgttCCCCCCAGGGCCGCTGCGCCAGACCTTCGCCCAGAACCCGCTGGAgcggccggcgcccgccgccccgccgccccccaagCGCCCCTGGAAGGACACGCTCGGCTGAGGCGCCCCAATAAAGCCCCATTGCGCCCCAAAAACCTCCCCCTCTGTCCGTCtgtcttggggtggggggggagggggggaagcgcTGCGCGTTttggcgccgcgcggccgccgtaAGTAGCGGGCGCCGCCAAGATGGCGGGAGggacaagatggcggcgcccgcGCCGCTGCCGTACGGCATTATGGCGGCGCCCGCCTCTGTGACGTCGCGGCGGCGGCCACTTCCGGCTTCCCTGCGGAGCTGCTTCCGGCGGGCGGCGCAACTTCCGGCCGAGGCCATGGCGGCGCGCAGGATCATGCGGATCGGTAGCGCCGGGGCGACCGCggcggggggtgggggcggggcctggtcCGGGGGCGGGGCCTAGGGGAGGGGCGTGGCTTAGggaggggccgggctgggctacggcgcgggggagggggccaAAAAGGGGGAGTGCGAAGGGGTGAGGGGGGACAaggtggggggggaaaggagagtTGTAGGGGGGCGGGGCGATGAGTGCAGGGGCGGGGTCTGAAAGGGGGCGTGGCTATCTTGGCCCCGCCCCCAAcctcgccccgcccctccctcccccagcggAGCTCCGGGCCCGGACGCAGagcgccctgccccgcccccacCAGCGCATGGGCCAATGGAGAGTGGAGTgagccgggacgcctgggccccccggggggggggaggggcgaggggggctgtggggggggaggggtgtcgtcccggacacctgggccccttccctggatgtctgggccccttcccggacacctgggtcccttcacCCGGACGCCTTGGtccctccccggacacctgggtcccttcccggacgcctgggccccttcccggacgcctgggcccctttcccggacgcctgggcccctttcccggatgcctgggcccctttcccggacgcctgggccctttccccggatgcctgggccccttcccggacgcctgggcccttttcccggatgcctgggcccttttcccggatgcctgagccccttcccggacgcctgggccccttcccggacacctgggccccttccctggacacctgggccccttcccagacgcctgggccccttccccagatgcctgggccccctgggtgtgtggggatggggatggaccgggtctccccggacgcctgggcccctcattctcccccctccccccccccaggcagggcTTCGCCCCCAGCACGGCCGGTTACGGGCCCCTGCGCGACCTCCCGGATTGGTCCTTCGTGGGTGAGaagctgcccggacgcctgggtccctcgtggggggcgggggggggccttGCTCCCCCCCGGAGGTGGGGTgggggccgcccggacgcctgggccctgacgcccctctttcccccccccccccaagatggcCGCCCAGCTCCACTGTGGAAGGGACAAATTCGGCGGCTGCAGGAGAATGAGGCCTTTGCAGTGAGTAATgggggggggccggacgcctgggccccttccccggatgcctgggtccctcccccggactcctgggcccctttcccggatgcctgggtcccttttcccggacacctgggcccctttcccggacacctgggcaccttttcccggacacctgggcccctttccccagacgcctgggccccttttcccggacacctgggcccctcccccggacgcctgggtcccttttcccggacacctgggccccttttcccggacacctgggccccttttctggacgcctgggccccttcccggacgcctgggccccttccccggacgcctgggccccttccccagacgcctgggcccttccccggacgcctgggccccttcctggacacctgggccccttccctggacgcctgggccccttttcccggacgcctgggccccttttccggacacctgggccccttccccggacgcctgggccccgctgactccctccctcccccccccccccggcagcggcgggcagTGCAGCTGAGCCAGAGCCTggaggcggcagcgcggccgaagccccccccggccgcccccagcACCCGCCTGCGCCCCAAGGGCTCCCCAGCGCCGCCCAGTAAGAACCAGTGaggaacccggacgcctgggcccccgcgtgGAGCGacgccgcccggacgcctgggcccttcctatCAATAAAAAAGCCGCGTTCGATCCTTCTGCTCCACCGACTGTTGtttgcgcccggacgcctgggcccccttgggcggggggaggggaggggggagagcgggggcctcccggacgcctgggccccgtcaCGTGccggcccctcccctccccccccccgctccagaTGTGGCCCCGGCGGCGCCAGCTGTGCGGCAACGCTGAGCTCAGCGCTTGGGCGCCCGGCCCAGGCACGCGACCCGCGCCGGCGCCAGCCCGGCCCCTCCCAGcgcctcccagtaacccccagtaACCCCCCAGTGTCTCCCAGTGTCTCCCAGTAGCCCCCAGTCtcgtcccagtgcctcccagtaaccccccagtgtctcccagtaacccccagtgaccccccagtccctgcccagtagcccccagggccccccagtaGCTCCCAGGCTCTCCCGgtgcctcccagtaaccccccagtgcctcccagtgtctCCCAGTAGCCCCCAGTCTTCTCCCAGTGTCTCCCAGCAGCCCCCAGTCTCATCCCAATCCCTGCCCAGtagcccccagggccccccagtagccccctgccctctcccagtgcctcccagtaaccccccagtgcctcccagtgacTCCCAGTAGCCCCCAGTCtcgtcccagtgcctcccagtaaacccccagcacctcccagtaacccccagtaaccccccagcgcctcccagtaacccccagtaaccccccagtccctgcccagtagcccccagggcccccagtAGCTCCCTACcttctcccagtgcctcccagtaaccccccagtgcctcccagtgtctCCCAGTAGCCCCCAGTCtcgtcccagtgcctcccagtaaacccccagcacctcccagtaacccccagtaaccccccagcgcctcccagtaacccccagtaaccccccagtccctgcccagtagcccccagggcccccagtAGCTCCCTACCctatcccagtgcctcccagtaaccctccagtgcctcccagtgtctCCCAGTAGCCCCCAGTCttgtcccagtgcctcccagtagccCCCAGGGCCCCCGAGTagctccctgccctctcccagtgccccccagtacccccccagtgcctcccagtaaccccccagtgcctcccagtgtctCCCAGTAGCCCCCAGTCTCATCCCAATCCCTGCCCAGtagcccccagggccccccagtagccccctgccctctcccagtgcctcccagtagctcccagtgcctcccactaacccc
This sequence is a window from Apteryx mantelli isolate bAptMan1 unplaced genomic scaffold, bAptMan1.hap1 HAP1_SCAFFOLD_305, whole genome shotgun sequence. Protein-coding genes within it:
- the LOC136996251 gene encoding mitochondrial inner membrane protein OXA1L-like, translated to PPTAPAEEGAAAAAAVGQGGDAADAAAAAAAMGQGDAAVGLEELGLGGYSPVGLVQNLLQTLHLDGGLPWWGAIALGTAGARVALLPLLLGAQRQAARLAPHLPHLQRLGQRLRDARRRGDPRQVTLAYTELAAYQKAHDVNPLRGFLVPLVQAPVFVSFFVALRRMAAVPVPGFRTGGVAWFPDLAAPDPLYLLPLLVTASTWLVLELGAETGVSSQGAGPARQLLRLLPLLFLPFILHFPAAILTYWATSNAVSLAQVGLLRVPGLRARLGLPPPPPPAPPAAPAAAPGLLQTLRKDWREAQAAQQRERREWRLRNHLALAAKGPLRQTFAQNPLERPAPAAPPPPKRPWKDTLG
- the LOC136996250 gene encoding large ribosomal subunit protein mL52-like — protein: MAAPAPLPYGIMAAPASVTSRRRPLPASLRSCFRRAAQLPAEAMAARRIMRIAELRARTQSALPRPHQRMGQWRVEQGFAPSTAGYGPLRDLPDWSFVDGRPAPLWKGQIRRLQENEAFARRAVQLSQSLEAAARPKPPPAAPSTRLRPKGSPAPPSKNQ